The following proteins come from a genomic window of Methanocella conradii HZ254:
- a CDS encoding phytoene desaturase family protein, which produces MKVAIIGAGLGGLLAGAALSKEHDVDVYERLDIYGGRFTNLPYKGFQLTTGALHMIPHGPTGPLAQLLADVGADVKIVKCSPDGSIMNKDGQQISFYDFRELLSPAAQAKIPLLMAGLLIQKKGTVADMVWNDPEWLALSDSCCGWALSTLSRDTPAAEASAIIKHVIGGGPGKYNTPGIPMGGCKAVVDSLVKVIEARGGRIHLGSKVDKVIVEGGVAKGVSINGEKHDADIVISNIGHKLTSDLYDWRYMKPQYAAALQKVRPSAGIKICLAAEEPLVGHPGVLFTPYTQRVNGMNEVTHVDPSLAPEGMHLTMTHQAMRSKDVQEEIKLGLQDIKRMFPNKKYSVLLVQCYRDDWPVNRIASGLDMGNLTPVKGLYVVGDGAKGKGYIEVEGVAAGVMNLLDILKKAS; this is translated from the coding sequence ATGAAGGTAGCCATCATAGGGGCTGGCCTGGGCGGATTGCTGGCCGGTGCCGCACTTTCGAAAGAGCATGACGTGGACGTGTACGAGCGTTTAGACATATACGGCGGACGCTTTACGAACCTGCCCTATAAGGGCTTCCAGCTCACCACCGGCGCATTGCACATGATACCCCACGGCCCCACGGGGCCGCTCGCCCAGCTCCTTGCAGACGTAGGGGCAGATGTGAAAATAGTGAAGTGCAGCCCTGATGGCAGCATAATGAATAAGGATGGCCAGCAGATATCCTTTTACGATTTCAGGGAGCTTTTATCGCCCGCGGCGCAGGCCAAGATACCGCTGCTTATGGCGGGCCTGCTCATCCAGAAGAAGGGTACCGTCGCCGACATGGTGTGGAACGACCCGGAGTGGCTCGCCCTCTCGGATAGCTGCTGTGGCTGGGCGCTCTCCACCCTGTCCAGGGATACGCCCGCTGCCGAGGCCTCCGCGATCATCAAGCACGTCATCGGCGGCGGCCCTGGCAAGTATAACACGCCCGGCATACCGATGGGCGGCTGTAAGGCCGTGGTGGATTCTCTCGTAAAGGTCATCGAGGCTCGTGGCGGCCGGATTCACCTTGGCTCGAAGGTCGATAAGGTCATAGTGGAGGGTGGGGTGGCCAAAGGCGTGTCCATTAACGGGGAAAAACATGACGCTGACATCGTGATATCCAATATAGGCCATAAGCTCACCTCGGACCTGTACGACTGGAGGTATATGAAGCCCCAGTATGCGGCCGCTCTCCAGAAGGTAAGGCCGTCGGCGGGGATTAAGATATGCCTTGCCGCGGAGGAGCCTCTGGTAGGCCACCCGGGGGTGCTCTTCACCCCATATACGCAGCGCGTCAACGGCATGAACGAGGTCACCCATGTGGACCCGTCGCTGGCCCCCGAGGGCATGCACCTCACCATGACCCATCAGGCCATGCGCTCTAAGGACGTGCAGGAGGAAATAAAGCTTGGCCTGCAGGACATTAAGCGCATGTTCCCCAATAAAAAATATTCCGTATTGCTCGTCCAGTGCTACAGGGATGACTGGCCCGTCAACAGGATAGCGTCCGGGCTCGACATGGGCAACCTTACGCCGGTCAAAGGCCTTTATGTCGTCGGAGATGGGGCCAAGGGGAAGGGCTACATCGAGGTCGAAGGGGTGGCAGCGGGGGTCATGAATTTACTAGATATACTCAAAAAGGCGAGCTAA
- a CDS encoding 4Fe-4S binding protein yields MRISQACVGCGHCKAICPVDAIETCGVSRITGNCIECGKCKGYCAIGAIEEDA; encoded by the coding sequence GTGAGGATATCTCAGGCATGCGTGGGCTGTGGCCACTGTAAGGCGATCTGCCCCGTCGACGCTATCGAGACGTGCGGCGTGAGCAGGATTACCGGGAATTGTATCGAGTGTGGCAAGTGTAAGGGCTATTGCGCAATAGGGGCAATCGAGGAGGATGCATGA
- the purT gene encoding formate-dependent phosphoribosylglycinamide formyltransferase translates to MSLKPRKILGTPYANGAKLLFLGAGELGKETMIEAQRMGIEVVAVDRYANAPGMQVAHRSYPINLKSERALMAIVDRERPDAIIPEIEAINIDTLFKLEENGYFVAPCAKAVWTAMHRERLREAIVSTGARTSKYEYATDLESFRKACDKIGYPCVSKPIQSSSGKGSYFLKSKKDVEKAFKEAEKARGSYAKIIVEEFIDFDVEITELSVKYVNEKGKDESRFVRPLGHYQIEGDYHSSWHPWIEGGDEKAIKKIEKQIYDYSQRIMDKLGGYGLFAHEMFVDLKEGKVYANETACRPHDTGLVTMASMPLGYSEFALHAKAVLGLPVKWHEKVIEPRCCAASHVIISHTEGWYPQYSVAGAYDDDTSVLIFGKPETYPERRMGVVLSCGTTVEQARRKAQASAHKVKIDAGQGWKGQEITEKHY, encoded by the coding sequence ATGAGTCTGAAGCCGAGAAAGATTTTGGGCACGCCCTACGCAAACGGGGCGAAATTACTGTTTTTGGGAGCTGGCGAGCTCGGGAAGGAGACGATGATAGAGGCCCAGCGCATGGGCATAGAGGTAGTGGCGGTGGACAGGTATGCGAATGCGCCGGGCATGCAGGTGGCGCACCGCTCGTATCCTATAAACTTGAAAAGCGAGAGGGCGCTCATGGCAATCGTCGACAGGGAGAGGCCAGACGCCATAATACCCGAGATAGAGGCAATCAACATAGACACGCTCTTCAAGCTTGAGGAGAATGGGTACTTCGTGGCGCCGTGCGCTAAGGCCGTCTGGACGGCCATGCACCGTGAGCGCCTCCGTGAAGCCATAGTGTCTACTGGGGCCAGGACCTCGAAGTACGAGTACGCCACCGACCTGGAAAGCTTCAGGAAGGCCTGCGATAAGATAGGGTACCCGTGCGTCTCCAAGCCCATACAGTCGTCCAGCGGCAAAGGCTCATACTTCTTAAAAAGTAAAAAGGACGTGGAGAAGGCGTTCAAGGAGGCGGAGAAGGCGAGAGGCTCCTACGCCAAGATCATAGTTGAGGAGTTCATAGACTTTGACGTAGAAATTACCGAGCTTTCGGTGAAGTATGTAAACGAGAAAGGCAAGGATGAGAGCAGGTTCGTCAGGCCGCTCGGGCATTATCAGATAGAGGGCGACTATCATTCCTCGTGGCACCCGTGGATTGAGGGCGGAGACGAGAAGGCGATAAAGAAGATAGAGAAGCAGATATACGACTATTCGCAGCGCATCATGGACAAGCTGGGCGGCTACGGGCTTTTCGCCCACGAGATGTTTGTAGACCTGAAAGAGGGCAAGGTGTACGCCAATGAGACGGCCTGCCGGCCGCACGATACGGGATTAGTGACAATGGCCTCAATGCCTTTAGGGTATTCTGAGTTTGCATTACACGCGAAGGCGGTATTAGGATTGCCGGTGAAGTGGCACGAAAAGGTGATTGAGCCCAGGTGCTGCGCCGCATCACACGTTATAATCTCGCACACCGAGGGCTGGTACCCACAGTATAGCGTCGCAGGGGCGTACGATGACGACACCAGCGTGCTCATATTCGGCAAGCCCGAGACTTACCCGGAGCGCAGGATGGGCGTGGTGCTCTCCTGCGGCACCACGGTGGAGCAGGCCCGCCGCAAGGCGCAGGCGAGCGCCCACAAGGTTAAAATAGACGCCGGGCAGGGATGGAAAGGACAGGAAATAACCGAAAAGCACTATTAG
- a CDS encoding carboxypeptidase regulatory-like domain-containing protein, whose protein sequence is MRGKRFEDDERGVEGLPVRLIVVLVVGVIALSAMVAAVNSFKPQRTLTAAVTEVSGKDGNLLQISSTGEGVVQKTWTCYVNVTDEKGDPVSGASVILYGLGGAGSGVTNTKGVAYIKNTNNIRLNANQNSGYLTLEVSAPGFHTYKNENALAVIRVN, encoded by the coding sequence ATGAGAGGTAAACGTTTTGAAGATGATGAGAGGGGCGTCGAGGGCCTGCCCGTACGCCTGATCGTAGTACTCGTGGTGGGGGTGATCGCCCTTTCCGCGATGGTGGCCGCCGTGAACAGCTTTAAACCCCAGAGGACGCTCACCGCCGCCGTTACAGAGGTGAGCGGCAAGGATGGCAACCTTCTTCAGATAAGCTCCACGGGCGAGGGCGTGGTCCAGAAGACCTGGACGTGCTACGTGAACGTGACCGACGAAAAAGGCGACCCGGTAAGCGGCGCCAGCGTCATACTGTACGGCCTTGGGGGCGCAGGCTCAGGGGTCACAAATACAAAAGGAGTCGCATACATTAAAAACACCAATAATATTCGCCTCAACGCTAACCAGAACTCCGGCTACCTGACCCTAGAGGTTAGTGCTCCTGGCTTCCACACATACAAGAACGAGAACGCCCTGGCAGTGATAAGGGTGAATTGA
- a CDS encoding response regulator transcription factor, with protein sequence MYKVGIIEDEPDLVKLYELFLEKRYADKLEVVYKAQDGREGVEKNKCSPADIIILDDRMPEMNGVDAAERINDHHPETIFIFTPCWGCEWFSSDNNISHIKSLCIIRKPYSLKLMSALLDNAIEEIERRKKSVEYT encoded by the coding sequence ATGTATAAGGTTGGCATAATCGAAGACGAGCCAGATCTAGTAAAATTATATGAGCTTTTTTTGGAAAAGCGCTATGCGGACAAGCTTGAAGTGGTATATAAGGCACAGGACGGCCGCGAAGGTGTCGAGAAAAACAAATGCTCCCCTGCCGATATCATAATCCTCGATGATAGGATGCCGGAGATGAACGGCGTCGATGCCGCTGAGAGGATAAATGACCACCACCCAGAAACCATCTTTATATTTACGCCTTGCTGGGGGTGTGAGTGGTTTAGCTCCGATAATAACATAAGCCACATCAAGAGCTTATGCATTATTCGTAAGCCATACTCTTTAAAGCTAATGTCAGCGTTACTTGATAATGCCATTGAGGAGATTGAGCGGCGAAAGAAAAGTGTTGAGTACACATGA
- a CDS encoding DUF6978 family protein, with protein MLTQKEADDLFRLLKRKKNNEAYEFPLPGELLVIPIISNDEGHEFLIDVNRRQITQMKCTYQERYQKTIILTRLDINGPPHNNPAANTIPVPYLEQYNGKTINCPHFCIEGYMNKWAIPMPSDKFSNPNDLYNTLQEFFAYCNVVDRPRVNQIRRLDEYQ; from the coding sequence ATGCTTACCCAAAAAGAAGCTGATGATCTGTTCAGACTTTTAAAGAGAAAGAAAAATAATGAAGCATACGAGTTCCCATTACCAGGTGAGCTACTTGTCATACCAATCATCTCAAATGATGAAGGCCATGAATTTTTAATCGATGTCAATAGGAGACAAATAACGCAGATGAAATGCACATATCAAGAACGCTATCAGAAGACCATTATCCTCACTCGTCTTGATATCAATGGCCCTCCACATAATAATCCTGCCGCCAATACAATTCCTGTGCCATATCTTGAGCAATACAATGGAAAAACTATAAATTGCCCTCATTTTTGTATTGAGGGCTATATGAATAAATGGGCTATTCCCATGCCCAGTGACAAGTTTAGCAATCCAAATGACCTATATAATACGTTGCAGGAGTTTTTTGCATATTGTAACGTTGTCGACAGGCCACGAGTGAACCAGATTAGGCGATTGGATGAGTACCAGTAA
- a CDS encoding DUF1829 domain-containing protein has translation MSTSNEDLINDYVDWLRREIGSRSVNGYVEITTPFLDRHNDRLQIHVLAVGDSLILTDDGYIISDLKSSGFELTTPKRRQIVESILNGFGARLEDDKIIIKASRESFAKKKHDMIQAMLAVNDLYVMSQPMVESFFMEDVKAYLKKHEIRFTPKIKFAGKSGFDQTFDFVIPASRTRPERIIKAINSPDKKTITPIIFAWVDIKDVRPANSTAYVFLNDRDQEVSEDVMSAFEKYNMRPVRWNEREKVAVELMD, from the coding sequence ATGAGTACCAGTAACGAGGATTTGATAAATGATTATGTTGATTGGCTCAGGCGGGAGATCGGGTCGAGAAGCGTAAATGGCTACGTTGAGATAACCACGCCTTTTCTGGACCGTCATAATGATCGCCTTCAAATACATGTATTGGCTGTAGGCGATAGTTTAATTTTAACTGATGATGGCTATATTATCAGCGACCTCAAGTCTAGCGGCTTTGAATTGACCACACCTAAGAGAAGGCAAATAGTGGAATCGATACTAAATGGGTTTGGCGCCAGGCTTGAGGATGATAAGATCATCATTAAGGCTAGCCGTGAGAGCTTTGCAAAAAAGAAACATGACATGATCCAGGCAATGCTTGCAGTTAATGACCTGTACGTGATGTCTCAGCCCATGGTAGAGAGCTTTTTTATGGAAGATGTGAAAGCGTACCTTAAGAAGCATGAGATACGATTCACGCCCAAGATTAAGTTTGCAGGGAAGAGCGGTTTTGACCAGACGTTTGACTTCGTCATACCTGCCTCCAGGACGAGGCCTGAGAGGATAATCAAGGCTATCAACTCGCCTGATAAGAAAACGATTACGCCGATAATATTTGCCTGGGTGGACATAAAAGACGTGAGGCCTGCAAACTCTACTGCCTACGTGTTCTTGAATGACAGGGACCAGGAGGTTTCTGAGGATGTCATGAGTGCCTTTGAGAAGTATAACATGAGGCCGGTGAGGTGGAATGAAAGAGAAAAGGTGGCAGTAGAGCTAATGGATTAA
- a CDS encoding HEPN domain-containing protein has protein sequence MDNIEMARSYLKQAEERLKHAKEALGNNHAFVIRQSQEAVEPSLKASFYYT, from the coding sequence TTGGATAATATCGAGATGGCGAGGTCGTATCTTAAGCAGGCGGAAGAGCGGCTAAAGCACGCGAAGGAGGCATTAGGCAATAATCATGCTTTCGTGATAAGGCAGAGCCAGGAGGCGGTAGAGCCTTCTCTAAAGGCATCTTTTTATTACACCTGA
- a CDS encoding transglutaminase-like domain-containing protein, whose translation MIDDFKNVGAKNGYSEYDNVMNVVCFVQSLPYTSDQVTIGYDEYPRYPIETLVDNGGDCEDTAILTAAMLNEMGFGVVLIYLPGHMAVGVKCSNDYPGTYYEYNGARYYYLETTGENWKIGQIPDEYKNSQAQILPMVQIPKMNITFTSTLTSYDISSVYYRVHCDIKNLGPGTARNASVYIAALALSQGENRVWAPDSTISLGDFPEGSTGWAEATVKIPRNEYTQIECIVYGDNFYPVTAKSEIFNT comes from the coding sequence ATGATTGATGATTTTAAAAACGTAGGAGCGAAAAACGGATACTCGGAATATGATAACGTGATGAACGTCGTGTGCTTTGTACAGTCATTGCCATATACTTCAGACCAGGTAACGATCGGCTATGACGAATATCCTCGCTATCCTATTGAAACGCTAGTGGATAATGGCGGGGACTGCGAGGATACGGCGATATTAACGGCCGCCATGCTCAATGAAATGGGGTTCGGCGTCGTGTTGATCTACTTACCTGGACACATGGCCGTCGGAGTAAAATGCTCAAACGATTACCCTGGCACTTACTACGAGTATAATGGCGCCAGGTACTATTATCTCGAGACGACCGGTGAAAACTGGAAAATAGGGCAGATACCGGATGAGTATAAGAATTCTCAGGCGCAGATCCTGCCAATGGTCCAGATACCGAAGATGAATATAACGTTTACTAGTACTTTAACGTCGTATGATATTTCATCTGTCTATTATCGTGTCCATTGCGATATAAAGAACCTTGGCCCGGGTACTGCCAGGAATGCTTCGGTGTACATCGCTGCCCTTGCTTTGAGCCAGGGCGAGAATAGGGTATGGGCACCAGATAGCACTATTAGTCTAGGCGATTTTCCTGAAGGCTCTACTGGATGGGCGGAAGCCACCGTTAAAATCCCGAGGAACGAGTATACGCAGATTGAATGCATTGTCTATGGGGATAACTTTTATCCGGTAACTGCTAAATCCGAAATTTTTAATACCTGA
- a CDS encoding glycoside hydrolase family 113: protein MKSIKYVGAILFVLVLVIFSSFCCGKKNAIPSPTEPGINPNPTFTLQGFNIAAWGKDWWHDDVLVDEALRFAIEEGSNFVVLDWPVNFYDDGRMVPLDASTSLHPYWDDIRKVIAKAKAKGLYVMVKPHVVLSSSAENRNIWNTDVNIFKPSNFFPAYKAYLIQLAEFATQNKVDAICIGTEMNHLDWQFRDEWVDLITTIRLKFAGALTYDALFNRWHYDVKDIDEVIFWDQMDFIGVSLYVPTTTDDDASVETLKQGWFEDLGDWFEIDNVIVYLKDISNRYNKQIMVLEGGYPSITGGLYLLNADPSEEKYANYDLQSRGLDAYLSVLDENRENWLKGVSLWQITPHMIRQEALTSIYHTQEFTVYKKPAAEVVKKHYIKH from the coding sequence ATGAAGAGCATTAAATATGTAGGGGCTATACTGTTTGTATTGGTCTTAGTAATATTTTCATCCTTTTGCTGTGGCAAGAAAAACGCTATCCCATCACCTACTGAGCCAGGTATAAACCCGAATCCTACATTCACTTTACAAGGTTTCAACATAGCAGCATGGGGCAAGGATTGGTGGCACGATGATGTATTGGTAGATGAGGCTTTAAGATTTGCTATTGAAGAAGGCTCAAATTTTGTAGTGTTAGATTGGCCAGTAAATTTTTATGACGATGGTAGAATGGTGCCCCTGGATGCAAGTACCAGTTTACATCCATACTGGGATGATATCAGGAAGGTTATTGCTAAAGCCAAAGCTAAAGGATTGTATGTCATGGTCAAGCCTCATGTCGTACTATCCAGCTCGGCTGAAAATAGAAATATCTGGAATACCGATGTAAATATTTTTAAGCCGTCCAACTTTTTCCCTGCCTACAAAGCATACCTTATTCAGCTAGCTGAATTTGCCACTCAAAATAAAGTGGACGCGATTTGCATCGGTACAGAGATGAACCATCTTGATTGGCAGTTTCGTGATGAATGGGTTGATTTAATTACTACCATTCGTCTTAAATTTGCTGGCGCACTTACCTACGATGCACTTTTTAACAGATGGCATTATGACGTTAAAGATATTGATGAAGTGATATTCTGGGATCAGATGGATTTTATCGGCGTTTCATTGTACGTACCTACCACTACCGATGACGACGCAAGTGTAGAAACATTAAAACAAGGCTGGTTCGAGGATTTAGGAGACTGGTTTGAAATCGACAATGTGATTGTCTACTTAAAAGACATATCAAATCGCTATAATAAGCAGATAATGGTGCTGGAAGGTGGATACCCAAGTATTACCGGCGGACTATATTTACTCAATGCTGACCCGTCTGAGGAAAAATATGCTAATTACGATTTGCAATCACGTGGTTTAGATGCTTACCTTAGTGTTTTAGATGAAAACAGGGAGAATTGGCTCAAAGGGGTAAGCCTTTGGCAAATAACACCACACATGATACGACAAGAAGCGTTGACTTCTATTTATCATACACAAGAGTTTACAGTTTACAAGAAACCTGCTGCGGAAGTTGTCAAAAAACATTACATTAAACACTGA
- a CDS encoding nucleotidyltransferase domain-containing protein produces MLESFNKYVDLKVLGFFLSSPRVSINVNELARKLKVSPTSVNNAVKLYHKKGYLLKEEKGLAHYYQLDVTNPVIISLKKAYGLDLILSSSPREAFMKADENIISLALYGSYASGEYDEDSDVDFLVVTPSKMETLMDAVRELENRLGKEVNVAVFKPGEWRAMAKKDDAFYKNVIKRHVLLYGAGLK; encoded by the coding sequence ATGCTCGAGTCCTTCAACAAATACGTAGACCTGAAGGTTTTGGGGTTCTTCTTATCGAGTCCTAGGGTTTCTATCAACGTCAATGAGCTTGCCAGAAAGCTAAAGGTCAGCCCGACGAGTGTGAACAACGCCGTAAAATTATACCACAAGAAGGGATATTTATTAAAAGAAGAAAAGGGGCTGGCACACTACTACCAGTTAGACGTTACTAATCCCGTCATCATATCGCTGAAAAAGGCCTACGGGCTCGACCTAATACTTTCATCGAGCCCCCGGGAAGCGTTTATGAAGGCTGATGAAAATATCATTTCCCTGGCGCTCTATGGGAGCTATGCCAGCGGAGAGTACGATGAGGACAGCGACGTGGACTTTCTCGTCGTAACGCCATCGAAAATGGAGACGCTCATGGACGCGGTCAGGGAGCTAGAGAATAGGCTTGGAAAAGAGGTAAACGTGGCGGTCTTTAAGCCTGGCGAATGGCGTGCCATGGCTAAGAAAGATGATGCCTTTTATAAAAACGTCATCAAGCGGCATGTCCTGCTATACGGGGCGGGATTGAAGTGA
- a CDS encoding TFIIB-type zinc ribbon-containing protein produces the protein MSLCPICDTPMKKERRELRKGIFAWVEVCPKCEEEWIDEKGYEELYEHVKIYQRLKDKDKVYKFEKYFISDYPII, from the coding sequence ATGAGCTTATGCCCGATATGTGATACGCCCATGAAAAAGGAGCGGAGAGAGCTGCGGAAAGGCATTTTTGCCTGGGTTGAAGTATGCCCAAAATGCGAAGAAGAATGGATAGATGAGAAGGGATATGAAGAGCTATACGAGCATGTTAAGATATATCAAAGATTGAAAGATAAAGATAAAGTCTATAAATTTGAAAAATATTTTATTAGTGACTATCCTATAATATGA
- a CDS encoding class II glutamine amidotransferase, which yields MCELFGVCANKAVNINFTWRGFYLRGKYQKDGWGICFYEGKSAKVLKEPKSTLKSDLAKSFRDNNNNIISNIFISHVRYATQGKNLHENTHPFVRGLNGREWVFAHNGTLYGYKSKQLSSYLPEGSTDSEYAFCYLLDNIKNSKDTWETIIEVSNELSELGCFNYLLSNGEKLYAHASGNNLHYLQRKPPYDDIIAELVDEDFRLLLGDKKSRDEKAVIIATNPLTNENWISMEKGRVYEFENGELNRTS from the coding sequence ATGTGCGAATTATTTGGGGTCTGCGCCAATAAAGCCGTGAATATTAATTTCACATGGAGAGGGTTCTACCTGAGGGGTAAATATCAAAAAGATGGATGGGGGATCTGTTTTTATGAGGGGAAATCGGCCAAGGTGTTAAAAGAGCCAAAATCCACATTAAAAAGTGATCTTGCAAAATCTTTTCGTGATAATAATAACAATATAATAAGTAATATATTTATAAGCCATGTAAGATATGCTACGCAGGGTAAAAATTTACACGAAAATACTCATCCATTTGTGAGAGGGTTGAATGGCAGAGAATGGGTTTTTGCGCATAATGGAACGTTATATGGTTATAAGAGCAAACAGCTTAGCTCATATTTACCAGAAGGAAGCACCGACTCAGAGTATGCATTCTGCTATCTTCTCGATAATATTAAAAATAGCAAAGATACATGGGAAACGATTATTGAAGTCTCAAATGAGCTATCAGAATTAGGTTGTTTCAACTACCTTTTAAGTAATGGGGAAAAATTGTATGCACATGCATCTGGTAATAATCTTCATTATCTACAGAGAAAACCTCCATACGACGATATTATAGCAGAATTGGTGGATGAAGATTTTAGGCTATTGCTTGGAGATAAGAAATCAAGGGATGAAAAAGCTGTAATTATAGCTACCAATCCCTTAACAAATGAAAATTGGATAAGCATGGAAAAAGGCAGGGTATATGAATTTGAAAATGGAGAATTAAATAGGACATCTTAA
- a CDS encoding DUF2130 domain-containing protein: MEELKRKAEQGSQQQGEVLELKLEEILRSAFPYDIIEPVGKGRKGGDVIQHVHSLSGEDCGAILWEAKRAKAWSDGWVSKLKQDRAEAGACIGIIVSTVLPNGYERFCSYDGIWVTDIHSVVGLATALRAGLLEVENTKRASVCKNEKMEMLFQYPQGPQFRQRVEAAVDAYLEMKQELESEKAMMARRWAKRDKMIEHAINGIAGMYGEMQGIIGLSIPELEKIEAKALAPATDEDSSESKEH; the protein is encoded by the coding sequence ATTGAAGAGCTAAAAAGGAAGGCCGAGCAAGGCTCCCAGCAGCAGGGCGAAGTGCTTGAGCTTAAGCTGGAGGAAATCCTTCGCAGCGCCTTCCCATACGATATAATTGAGCCTGTGGGGAAGGGACGCAAGGGAGGGGATGTAATCCAGCACGTGCACAGCTTATCAGGGGAGGACTGCGGGGCTATCCTATGGGAGGCAAAACGGGCGAAGGCCTGGAGCGATGGATGGGTGAGCAAACTCAAGCAGGACCGGGCAGAGGCGGGCGCATGCATCGGGATTATCGTATCCACGGTATTACCCAATGGATATGAGAGGTTCTGTAGCTATGATGGCATCTGGGTGACAGATATTCACTCTGTCGTGGGCCTTGCCACTGCTCTCAGGGCGGGGCTTCTTGAAGTAGAAAACACTAAACGGGCGTCTGTTTGTAAGAACGAGAAGATGGAGATGCTATTCCAGTATCCCCAGGGGCCGCAGTTCCGGCAGCGTGTTGAGGCAGCAGTTGATGCTTATCTAGAAATGAAGCAAGAGCTGGAATCTGAAAAAGCCATGATGGCCCGGCGCTGGGCAAAGCGAGATAAGATGATAGAGCATGCCATCAATGGAATAGCAGGCATGTATGGTGAGATGCAAGGTATTATAGGCTTATCTATCCCCGAGCTTGAGAAAATTGAGGCTAAGGCGCTAGCACCAGCAACAGATGAAGACTCGAGCGAGTCAAAGGAGCATTGA
- a CDS encoding HNH endonuclease: MYASNYLTEGEVYTRNDLRRIFNINDATINNGVFKPRGYKSIWLFITEKKSIDRTQYIDYLECNTLRWDGQTSGRTDNWIIDHKKNDDEILVFYRKTKNQYNNYGFKYEGKFEYESCSSQYPRHFILKKIDDLAYVDDDLEAIIAEETYTEGERTTVLANKYERNSKLRKEAIRIHGTTCMVCGLSFGKAYGKHGEGYIEVHHIKPLSTYDAPVEINPKTDMVVLCSNCHRMVHRYKERPLSIDELKHLIKK, translated from the coding sequence ATGTATGCTTCAAATTATCTGACAGAAGGCGAAGTTTATACTCGCAATGATTTACGACGAATATTTAATATTAATGATGCAACAATTAATAATGGTGTTTTTAAGCCTAGAGGATATAAATCAATTTGGCTGTTTATTACTGAGAAAAAATCTATAGATAGAACCCAATATATTGATTATTTAGAATGCAATACCTTAAGATGGGATGGTCAAACCTCTGGCCGTACTGATAATTGGATTATTGATCATAAAAAGAACGATGACGAAATTTTAGTTTTTTATCGAAAAACTAAAAATCAATATAATAATTATGGGTTTAAGTACGAAGGCAAATTTGAATATGAAAGTTGCTCAAGCCAATATCCTCGCCATTTTATACTAAAAAAAATTGATGATTTAGCATATGTTGATGATGATTTAGAAGCTATAATCGCTGAAGAGACTTATACAGAAGGAGAGAGAACTACAGTATTAGCAAATAAATATGAGCGTAATTCTAAGCTTCGAAAAGAGGCAATAAGAATACATGGCACGACGTGTATGGTATGTGGCCTATCATTTGGAAAAGCTTACGGTAAACATGGGGAAGGATATATAGAAGTGCACCATATTAAGCCATTATCCACATATGATGCGCCAGTTGAGATAAATCCTAAAACTGATATGGTAGTTTTATGCTCAAATTGCCACAGAATGGTCCATAGATATAAAGAGCGTCCATTAAGCATAGATGAACTAAAGCATTTAATTAAAAAATAG